The Desulfovibrio aminophilus genome window below encodes:
- a CDS encoding YjbQ family protein has product HVKTSLLGPSLLVLVQDGELLLGTWQKVFFCEFDGPRRRELWAQWLPGV; this is encoded by the coding sequence CACGTGAAGACGAGCCTCCTGGGGCCCTCGCTGCTCGTCCTGGTCCAGGACGGCGAACTCCTGCTCGGCACGTGGCAGAAGGTCTTCTTCTGCGAATTCGACGGACCCAGGCGGCGCGAACTCTGGGCCCAATGGCTGCCGGGGGTCTGA